One window of Oncorhynchus masou masou isolate Uvic2021 chromosome 28, UVic_Omas_1.1, whole genome shotgun sequence genomic DNA carries:
- the LOC135517835 gene encoding uncharacterized protein LOC135517835 has product MDEKLILSVFNFPELYNTTLPDYRNGDTRSLAWGKISSLTALPAEECKRKWKNLRDRYFKEVRQEKRSKEETGELAPSRWKYRQSLIFLQPFIKPRNSNVAPANLESPDTINKSAQSEIIPVKTLNTALVNDMKTPSTQVGTMSQLAFVTQLSPGQQGAELSFLGKCPPGAQMSPGPQTSAVLQSSIYATKERPQTRQPASPCSSSTPSKRSAKNRMLLAKEKDHRSDSTIPIWQCDEDEMLLLSFVPALKRLTPQKRCETKIKIQQIMYEAEFSMDQPVTVNEPPVMVSKELPDQETS; this is encoded by the exons ATGGACGAAAAGTTGATATTGTCTGTTTTTAATTTTCCTGAGCTGTATAATACAACTTTGCCAGATTACCGCAATGGTGACACAAGATCACTTGCTTGGGGGAAAATAAGCTCATTGACAGCTCTTCCAG CTGAAGAGTGCAAAAGGAAATGGAAGAATCTGAGAGACCGATACTTCAAGGAAGtaagacaggagaagaggagtaaggaggagacaggggagctCGCTCCAAGCCGATGGAAATACAGACAAAGTCTGATCTTTCTTCAACCATTCATTAAACCAAGAAACAGCAATGTGGCCCCTGCCAACCTGGAAAGCCCTGATACAATCAATAAAAGCGCACAGAGTGAAATAATACCTGTCAAGACACTCAACACAGCCCTGGTGAACGACATGAAAACCCCTAGCACCCAGGTTGGCACCATGTCACAGCTAGCTTTTGTGACCCAGCTGTCCCCAGGGCAACAAGGCGCCGAACTGTCTTTTCTGGGAAAGTGTCCACCAGGCGCCCAGATGTCCCCAGGGCCCCAGACATCCGCAGTGCTCCAGTCATCAATTTACGCAACCAAGGAGAGGCCTCAGACAAGACAACCTGCTTCACCATGTTCCTCAAGCACTCCCTCTAAGCGCTCCGCTAAGAACAGGATGCTGCTGGCCAAAGAGAAAGATCACAGATCAGATTCCACGATCCCTATCTGGCAGTGTGACGAGGATGAGATGTTACTCCTCAGCTTCGTTCCTGCTTTGAAGAGGCTAACCCCACAAAAAAGATGCGAGACCAAAATTAAGATCCAACAGATTATGTATGAGGCCGAGTTTAGTATGGATCAGCCAGTGACTGTCAATGAACCACCAGTGATGGTGTCCAAAGAACTGCCAGATCAAGAGACATCATAA
- the LOC135518467 gene encoding homeobox protein goosecoid-2, with amino-acid sequence MEGSSRMERQKFPFTIDNILNRFPINNEESRQSGATHNTVPGEDGVRSESIPAGSHIEPPQHTCSCCWYCSHCGEVFQADYPPETWQYAWSRRMFPEPCGNTNREEQSFSQVQRRTRRHRTIFTEDQLDALEELFLQNQYPDVNAREKLAQRTHLREERVEVWFKNRRAKWRRQKRTAFGVQDLED; translated from the exons ATGGAGGGGTCAagtaggatggagagacagaagttTCCATTCACCATTGACAATATACTGAACAGATTTCCAATTAACAATGAGGAGAGCAGGCAGTCTGGTGCAACCCACAACACTGTACCAGGTGAGGATGGAGTAAGATCAGAGAGTATTCCTGCTGGGAGCCACATAGAACCTCCACAGCACACCTGCTCATGCTGCTGGTACTGCTCCCACTGTGGAGAGGTGTTCCAGGCTGACTATCCTCCTGAAA CTTGGCAGTATGCATGGTCCAGAAGAATGTTTCCAGAGCCATGCGGAAACACTAACAGAGAGGAGCAGTCCTTCAGTCAGGTCCAGAGGCGAACACGGCGACACCGCACCATATTCACTGAGGACCAGCTGGATGCTCTGGAGGAGCTATTCCTTCAGAACCAGTATCCAGATGTTAACGCGAGGGAAAAACTGGCACAACGCACTCATTTACGCGAAGAGCGAGTAGAG GTATGGTTTAAAAACCGAAGAGCGAAGTGGAGGCGACAAAAAAGAACAGCATTTGGTGTGCAAGACCTGGAAGACTAG
- the ess2 gene encoding splicing factor ESS-2 homolog encodes MEGFGKALMSGTLVPANPVTTVALRQPPEETKKTNRKVLDEENYIENLEKIIQRDFFPDVTKLQAQKDYLEAEENGDLGKMREISIKYGSSLAKSTPLSNAPYVTPASFETPEGRPGSPSSVLGKTKKGADCVNKEGDEEKELPCLDRFLAKNTSEDNASFEQIMVLAEDKEKLRHSWLYEAEAEFKQRHEENLALPSSEKQALECVKAGLETWEYKAKNALMYYPEGVKDDDTLFKKPREVIHKNTRFVGDPFSKALNKCQLQQAAALNAQFKQGKVGPDGKELNAQDSPNVNGYGFEGTPCPSPGMAESPLMTWGEIESTPFRLDGSDSPFQERNIGPSFKIPEPGRRERLGLKMANEAAAKNRAKKKEALRKVTENLASLTPKGLSPALTPALQRLVNRTSSKYTDKALRASYTPSPTHRGAGSKTPLGGPVTPSGTPTPSKARTPASQDPASITDDLLQLPKRRKASDFF; translated from the exons ATGGAAGGATTTGGAAAGGCGCTGATGTCTGGAACCCTTGTCCCAGCTAATCCTGTAACAACAGTTGCTCTTCGACAGCCACCCGAGGAAACAAAGAAAACAAATCGAAAGGTGCTCGATGAAGAGAACTACATAGAG AATTTAGAGAAGATCATCCAGAGGGACTTTTTTCCAGATGTGACAAAGTTACAAGCGCAGAAGGACTACCTTGAAGCTGAGGAAAATGGGGATCTTGGGAAGATGAGGGAGATATCCATTAAATATGGGTCATCTTTAGCCAAGTCCACACCACTCTCCAATGCCCCAT atgttactccagcttcttTTGAGACACCAGAGGGTCGTCCTGGATCGCCCTCTTCTGTACTGGGCAAAACCAAGAAAGGAGCAGACTGTG TGAAtaaggaaggagatgaggagaaagagCTGCCATGTCTTGATCGTTTCCTGGCTAAGAACACAAGCGAGGATAATGCATCCTTTGAACAGATCATGGTTCTAGCAGAAGACAAGGAGAAGTTGAGGCATTCGTGGTTATATGAGGCGGAGGCTGAATTTAAACAG CGGCATGAAGAAAACCTTGCCCTGCCGTCATCAGAGAAGCAAGCCCTTGAGTGTGTAAAGGCAGGACTAGAGACCTGGGAGTACAAAGCAAAGAATGCCCTTATGTACTATCCAGAGG GTGTCAAGGATGATGACACCCTCTTCAAGAAGCCTAGGGAGGTGATTCACAAGAACACTCGTTTTGTGGGAGACCCCTTCAGCAAAGCCCTTAACAAATGCCAGCTTCAGCAGGCTGCAGCCCTTAATGCACAG TTCAAACAGGGTAAAGTAGGCCCAGATGGCAAAGAGCTTAATGCCCAGGATTCCCCTAATGTTAACGGATATGGGTTTGAAGGAACTCCCTGCCCTTCCCCAG GTATGGCTGAGTCCCCCTTGATGacctggggagagatagagagcacCCCCTTTCGCTTGGATGGGTCTGACTCACCGTTTCAAGAGCGGAATATTGGCCCATCGTTCAAG ATTCCAGAACCAGGAAGAAGAGAGCGGTTGGGTTTGAAAATGGCCAATGAGGCTGCAGCCAAAAACCGGGCAAAGAAGAAAGAAGCATTGCGAAAGGTCACAGAAAATCTTGCAAG TCTCACACCAAAAGGCCTGAGCCCAGCATTGACCCCTGCCCTTCAGAGGCTTGTAAACCGGACCTCCAGCAAATACACAGATAAAGCTCTAAGGGCAAGCTACACACCATCTCCCACACACAGAGGAGCAGGCTCCAAAACCCCCCTGGGTGGTCCAGTCACTCCCTCAGGCACTCCGACACCAAGCAAAGCCAGGACCCCTGCCTCCCAGGACCCAGCGTCCATCACAGACGACCTACTGCAGCTCCCCAAGAGGAGGAAAGCCTCTGACTTCTTCTGA
- the LOC135517012 gene encoding testis-specific serine/threonine-protein kinase 1-like, whose product MDDSLVLKKRGYTLGISLGEGSYAKVKSAYSERLKTNVAIKIINRRKAPADFLEKFLPRELEILASLNHRNIVKTFEIFETSEGKVYMIMELGVQGDLLEFIKFRGALPEDFTRKLFKQLSLAIQFAHDLDVVHRDLKCENLLLDKDFNLKVSDFGFARRINYDDAGQMILSKTFCGSAAYAAPEVLQGLPYNAKVYDVWSMGVVLFIMLCGSMPYDDSNIKKMLKIQKEHRVDFPRSKTVPTECKDLMYRMLNPDVAQRIEIDDILEHVWVQSKSKSHDGSKRREDGPSSEAACSKKERKGESSKHPHGNENKKGEKVEVEAELGPKLSVEGKKAAEPSKHTKKESSPDARNDIPADSC is encoded by the coding sequence ATGGATGACTCACTGGTGCTGAAGAAACGGGGATATACACTGGGCATCAGTTTAGGCGAGGGGTCATACGCCAAAGTAAAATCCGCGTATTCTGAGCGTCTGAAGACCAATGTTGCTATCAAAATTATTAACAGAAGAAAGGCGCCGGCGGATTTTTTGGAGAAGTTCTTACCCCGGGAACTGGAGATCCTTGCATCCCTAAATCACCGAAACATCGTCAAGACCTTCGAGATATTCGAGACTTCAGAAGGGAAGGTGTACATGATTATGGAGCTTGGTGTGCAAGGGGACCTACTAGAGTTCATCAAATTCAGGGGTGCTTTGCCCGAGGATTTCACCAGAAAACTGTTCAAACAACTGTCACTTGCAATACAATTTGCACACGACCTAGATGTTGTTCACAGGGACCTGAAATGTGAAAACCTGCTATTGGACAAAGACTTCAACCTCAAAGTGTCGGATTTTGGATTTGCCAGGAGGATCAATTATGATGATGCTGGACAAATGATTCTCAGCAAAACATTCTGTGGCTCTGCAGCCTATGCAGCACCAGAGGTATTACAGGGGCTCCCATACAATGCCAAAGTGTATGACGTTTGGAGTATGGGGGTCGTTCTATTCATCATGCTCTGTGGGTCTATGCCCTATGATGACTCCAATATTAAGAAGATGCTGAAGATTCAGAAAGAGCATCGTGTTGACTTCCCACGCAGCAAAACTGTCCCTACGGAGTGCAAAGACCTGATGTATCGCATGCTTAATCCAGATGTAGCCCAGAGGATAGAGATCGATGATATCCTTGAACATGTATGGGTGCAGTCAAAATCCAAATCACATGATGGTTCTAAGAGACGAGAAGATGGACCTTCATCTGAAGCTGCTTGCTCCAAAAAAGAAAGGAAGGGTGAAAGTAGTAAGCATCCTCATGGCAATGAGAACAAGAAAGGGGAAAAAGTGGAGGTTGAGGCAGAATTGGGCCCTAAACTTTCTGTGGAGGGCAAAAAGGCAGCTGAACCATCTAAGCACACCAAGAAAGAATCATCCCCAGATGCAAGGAATGACATTCCTGCTGATTCATGTTGA